In Plasmodium relictum strain SGS1 genome assembly, chromosome: 6, one DNA window encodes the following:
- a CDS encoding biotin--acetyl-CoA-carboxylase, putative, protein MEENVLFEKYYSELNSLRFHFDVLDSTQLYCKRNMQLFIETGKLKEDNMIIVSCNSQTNGIGTRDTKKNINRLWLSKEGNIFTTFVFLWNKDDLNKVSCLAQTSTVAISKTLEHFHLMTQIKWINDVLINYKKVSGCLVNLYHFDDDILSKKYVCIMVGVGINVNLRDDKNILNNNYTSIKKELEHYFDAPSCIPSVEDIMQKLIENFHACIHKLQNEGFSTFLEYIKMRLLYNEKKVLIDQDNRQIVGYLKGLLDDGSILLLNEKNQIINVNNGHLYLNESS, encoded by the coding sequence atggaAGAAAATGTactatttgaaaaatattattctgAATTAAATTCACTGAGATTTCATTTTGATGTATTAGATTCAACACAATTATATTGCAAGAGAAATATGCAATTATTTATTGAAACTGGTAAGTTGAAGGAAGACAATATGATTATTGTTAGTTGTAACTCTCAAACAAATGGAATAGGAACAAgagatacaaaaaaaaatatcaatagACTTTGGTTATCTAAAGAGggaaatatatttacaacATTTGTTTTCTTATGGAATAAagatgatttaaataaagtCAGTTGTTTAGCACAAACATCTACTGTAGCAATTAGTAAAACATTAgaacattttcatttaatgacTCAAATTAAGTGGATAAATGatgttttaattaattataaaaaggtATCAGGTTGTCTTGTTAATTTGTATCATTTTGATGATGACAtcttatcaaaaaaatatgtttgtATAATGGTTGGTGTTGGTATCAATGTAAACTTGAgagatgataaaaatatattaaataataattatacatcaattaaaaaagaattagaaCATTATTTTGACGCCCCCAGTTGTATACCATCTGTTGAAGATATTATgcaaaaattaatagaaaatttcCATGCATGTATTCACAAATTGCAGAATGAAGGATTTTCTACATttttagaatatataaaaatgcgccttttatataatgaaaaaaaagttttaatagACCAAGATAATAGACAAATAGTTGGATACCTAAAAGGATTACTTGATGATGGTTCCATCTTactattaaatgaaaaaaatcaaattatTAACGTAAATAATGGGCATTTATATCTTAATGAAAGTAGTTAA
- the MPP10 gene encoding U3 small nucleolar ribonucleoprotein protein MPP10, putative: MEESIVKKYIDIINLLHKNTQIISNKNNEKEKNELIEMIEYFSNILIKYFYDEFQMDNISISKSEFDSDQLWYFIECLIKEKKLKDLSNFFNSYEKKIEKNENKRKDQINSSKLEEEAKIEKKNINNCRNNDNEILKRKRKVNEDKEDTNENVGKKKKEEENNENEKKKNNEITEIEDKFFNFNEMEEFLDKEEKRVLHNQTEDNSEEDLLYASATEYDLNEFNCSYKEAKELKYHDFYKDKKEIKEKKRKNNEENENEYDEEEDKNENENEEDENEEDEDENENENEYDEEEDENENEEDENEEDEDENENENEYDEEEDENENENEEDENEEDEDEDENENENEYDEEEDENEEDEEENKENKSFNEYYDAEESNVYSKNNNKYNDEKIERELDEMNEFDSMHSESEDPNIHDMMKDKEKIEKELIEKKHWSLTGEVFGYDRPKNSILKLNVDIPKINTYNKNDVLINKNIGNVDNSSENEESDNKKKNNKINSLTEEIELVVKQRIKNMLFDDVEKKCIEDLDITDNNNNDEVNFDNLNFSKSKVSLVDEYTKKYEEEIKNSQSKNKEINLQKIEIMNIFKKIMHCCDSLSNDYYIPKPVLLNDKNNKIASLNIEECVPIILSDKSKKAPEEIFKPNHIKQPNEMNKQEKKSLRKSKKVKRKKNLLHHFKDSNINELKNRNNYLMEKNKKQKEEKLNKIKFGISLREKLSLDKSDNRYNFNKDIARAINFDKKKK; this comes from the coding sequence ATGGAAGAAAgtatagtaaaaaaatatattgatataataaatttgcTTCATAAGAACACTCAGAtaatatcaaataaaaataatgaaaaagagaaaaatgaACTAATTGAAATGattgaatatttttcaaatatattaattaaatactTTTACGATGAATTTCAAATGGATAACATTTCTATTTCTAAGTCAGAGTTTGATTCTGATCAGTTGTGGTACTTTATTGAATgcttaataaaagaaaagaaactTAAAGATTTATCtaacttttttaatagttatgaaaaaaaaatagagaaaaatgaaaataaaagaaaagatcAAATAAATAGTTCTAAATTAGAAGAAGAAGCAAagatagagaaaaaaaacattaataaTTGCagaaataatgataatgaaattcttaaaagaaagagaaaAGTAAATGAAGATAAAGAAGACACAAATGAAAATGttggtaaaaaaaaaaaagaggaagaaaataatgaaaatgaaaagaagaaaaataatgaaataacaGAGATAGAAGATaagttttttaattttaacgAGATGGAAGAATTCTtagataaagaagaaaaaagagTTTTACATAATCAAACAGAAGATAACTCAGAAGAAGATTTATTATATGCTAGTGCAACTGAATACgatttaaatgaatttaattGTTCTTATAAGGAAGCTAAAGAATTAAAGTATCATGATTTTTAcaaagataaaaaagaaattaaagaaaaaaaaagaaaaaataatgaagaaaatgaaaatgaatacGATGAAGAAGaggataaaaatgaaaatgaaaatgaagaagatgaaaatgaagaagatgaagatgaaaatgaaaatgaaaatgaatacGATGAAGAAGaggatgaaaatgaaaatgaagaagatgaaaatgaagaagatgaagatgaaaatgaaaatgaaaatgaatacGATGAAGAAGaggatgaaaatgaaaatgaaaatgaagaagatgaaaatgaagaagatgaagatgaagatgaaaatgaaaatgaaaatgaatacGATGAAGAAGAggatgaaaatgaagaagatgaagaagaaaataaagaaaataaaagttttaatgaatattatGATGCTGAAGAAAGTAATGtatattctaaaaataataataaatataatgatgaaaaaatagaaagagAACTAGACGAAATGAATGAATTTGATAGCATGCATAGCGAAAGTGAAGATCCTAATATACATGATATGATgaaagataaagaaaaaatagaaaaggaGTTAATTGAAAAGAAGCATTGGTCTTTAACTGGTGAAGTTTTTGGTTATGATCGTCCAAAAAAtagtattttaaaattaaatgtagACATACCAAAAATTAAcacatataataaaaacgatgtcttaataaataaaaatatcggAAATGTTGATAATAGTAGTGAAAATGAGGAATcagataataaaaagaagaataacaaaataaattcattaaCAGAAGAAATTGAACTAGTTGTAAAACAACGAATAAAAAACATGTTGTTTGATGATGTCGAAAAAAAGTGTATCGAAGATTTAGATATAactgataataataataatgatgaagtaaattttgataatttaaatttttcaaaaagtAAAGTAAGTTTAGTTGAcgaatatacaaaaaaatatgaagaagaaataaagaaTAGTCAATCGAAAAacaaagaaataaatttacaaaaaattgaaattatgaatatatttaaaaagattaTGCATTGCTGTGATTCATTATCAAATGATTATTATATACCTAAACCtgttttattaaatgataaaaataataaaattgctAGTTTAAATATAGAAGAATGCGTACCAATCATTTTATCCGACAAAAGTAAGAAAGCACCCgaagaaatttttaaacCAAATCATATAAAACAACCTAATGAAATGAATAagcaagaaaaaaaatctttaagGAAATCCAAAAAGgtaaaaagaaagaaaaatttattacatCATTTTAAGGATAgcaatataaatgaattaaaaaacagAAATAATTATCTTAtggaaaaaaacaaaaaacagAAAGAAgagaaattaaataaaataaaatttggtATTAGTTTAAGAGAGAAATTATCATTAGATAAATCAGATAAtagatataattttaataaagatataGCTAGAGCAAttaattttgataaaaaaaaaaaataa